CATGACCAACCCACCGGCCAAATATGAGGCGGCCGGCAATGCGGGCGTCATCAACATCAAAACCAAGAAAAACAACACCAAATCGTTTAACGGAAACGTGAACCTGAGCTATGGGCGCGGGCGCTACGGCAAAGCCAGCAACAGCCTGAACCTCAACTATAGAAACAACAAAATCAACCTCTTCAGTACGTTTTCCCAGACCGCCAATAGAGGATTTTCTGACCTTAACATTGAGCGCCGCTACAAAAACAATGACCAGACCTTGAACGCCAGTTTCAGCCAGAACTCAGACATTGTGAGAACCTCAGAATCTTGGGCCGTGAAATTAGGGCTGGACTATTACCTCACCCAATCTACCACCCTGGGCGTGGTCTTCAACGGCCTCACTCGCCCCACTGACGTGCAGACCGACAACATCAGTGAACTCCGCAAAGCCAACGGCCAGCTGGACTCCACCATTGTAGCCGACAACAGGAACAGCAATTCGTTTAAAAACGGTAGCGTGAACCTAAATTTGAGACACTCCTTCGGGAAGACGGGCCGCACGCTGGGCGCCGATGCTGATTATGTAGCCTACCGCACAGACGCCGAGCAGCTGTACAAAAACTTTGTGTATTACCCAGACGGTGACCTCCGGAGCCAAGACCAGATTGCCGGTGCCCTGCCCAGTGACATCAACATCTACACTGCCAAGGTAGATTACAGCCATCCGCTCAAAAACGGCTTGAACGTAGAGGCCGGGGGCAAAACCAGCTACATCAAAACCAACAACGTGGCCCGCTACCTCACCACTGAGAACGGTGTGACCGCACCAGATTATGATTTGAGCAACCATTTCAAGTACCGCGAAAATATCAATGCGCTGTATGCCAACATGAACAAGGAATTTGGCCGCTGGTCTGTGCAGGCCGGGGCACGTCTGGAAAACACCGTCATCAAAGGCCACCAACTGGGCAACATCCAGAAGAAAGATTCATCGTTTTCGCGCAGCTACACCAACGTGTTCCCCACGGTGTATGTGCAGCACAAACTAGATTCGGCGGGAATGAAATCCATCACGCTGTCTTATGGCAAGCGCATTGACCGGCCTTTTTTCCAGGATCTGAACCCGTTTTTGTCGCCGCTGGACAAAGTGACGTATTACGCCGGCAACCCGTTTTTGCAGCCCACGTTTTCGCACAACCTGGAGATGTCCTACACGCATAACCTGATCACGGCTTCGGTGCGCTACAGCAAATCATATGACCTGATCAACGAGACCATTGAGATAAAAGATGACGCCGAAGTAGGCAAACGTTACTATAGCCGTCCGGGCAACATTGGGGAAAGCGAATCAAAGGTTATCTCTCTGAACGCCACCGTGAACCCGCAGAAATGGTTACGAAGCACCTTGTACACCGAGTTCAGCCACAACCAGTTCAAGAGCCAACTCTATGACAAACAGCTAGATGCCGGCGGAAACTTCCTGTATGCCTCGCTCAACAACCAACTCACGTTCAAGAAAGGCTGGAGCGCCGAAGTGAACGGTCTGTACCGCAGCAAACTCTTTTACGCGCAGTTTGAGCTGGGCAGTTACTGGCAGGTGGGCGCGGGCGTGCAGAAACGCCTGTTCCAGGACAAAGGCACCCTGCGCGTGAACGTGTCTGATATATTCTACAGCCGCGTGAACAAGGGCGTGATCAACAACCTCACCAACACAGACGCCTGGTGGACCAACCTGGGAGACACCCGCGTGGTGACCGTTTCCTACAGCTACCGTTTCGGGAAGACCACAAGCCAGCGCCGCCAGGACACCAGCGGTTCTGAGAGTGAACGAAACCGCGTGCGGGAATAACCGCTAAAACACCTCTTTTACAACGAAGCCGTCTTCCCGTTTTGGGGCTCATTTCTGAAAATGAGCCCCAAAACGGGAAGACGGCTTTATGGCATAACCAGAATACGCATCTAATGGAATGACAAGATGTGCCGATGATAAATCAGAAGAAACTTCGGCTGCTTCTAAAGTCAATTATTGATGCAATCCGATTTTCCTGGCCAACCGCTGCAACTAGAAATTTCCGTTTTCGGGCTCATTTCTGAAAATGAGCCCGAAAACGGAAATTTGCTGGCCGGTGCCTGGAACCAGAAATGCAGTGCTACTCTCCTTGAGGATGATCTGGTTTGAGAAAGATGGTGAAGCTGGTGCCTTTGTCTACCTTGCTGCTCACTTTAATATCGCCGCCCAGCACTTCCACGTGTGATTTCACCAGAAAGAGCCCCATGCCTTTGCCTTCAATGTTGCGGTGGAAGCGTTTGTAGAGTTTGAACACCTGGCTGCCCACGCGGTCCAGATCCATGCCCAGGCCGTTGTCAGAGAAATAGATAACCGCACCCTGCAACTCTCCCCCAAAGGCTTTGAGGGTCACTTCCAGCGGCCGGTTGGGGGAACGGTATTTGATGGCGTTAGACAACAGGTTGTATAGAATGCTGTACAGATAGGCGCGTTTGGTATGAATGACCAAGTCTTCCTGCACCTGCAAATGCACCTGTCCGGCACACTCCTGCAGGGCGTCCTGCAAAATGGAAATGGCTTGCTGGCAGACCTCGGCCAATAAGACCGGCTCCTTCTCCACAGTGTGATGCTGGTCCTGGACGGAAAGAATCATGTTCAAGTCCTGCAAAATGGAATCCAACTGCTTGACCGTGATATTCAAATGACTGAGCGTTTTCTGGAACACACCGGTGCTGTGGTCCTGCTCCAGCAACAAGTTGGAAAGACCCACCGCATTGGCCACCGGCGCGCGCAGGTTATGCGACACAATGTAAGTGAACTGCTGCAGGTTGCGGTTATGGCGGTACAGTTCTTTGGTGAGTTGCAGCAGCTCAGATTCGGTTCGTTTCTTGTCGGTGATGTCGGTTTGGGTAGAGACGTAGCCCGTGACCTCACCGGCTTTGTCTCTGATAGGAATGATTTCCATGGAAAACCAGATTTCCTCACCGTTCTTCTTCAGGTTGAGGATCTCGGTGGTGATGGCTTCGCCGCGTTCCATTTTCTGCCTTATGGCGTTTACTGTGCGTGCATCTGTGGCCGGCCCGTGCAGCAGCTCAGACACTTTTTGGCCCACCGCTTCTTCCAGGGTATAGCCCGTGAGTCGGCAGAAACTGTCATTCACCCACTGCACGCGCCGTTCTTTGTTGGTGATGAGCACGCCGTTTACGGTCACGGTGGCCAGCAAAGACTGCAGCTCCACCTGTTCTTTTATTCGTTCTTTCTCTGTGATGTCATGTGATATGAACTGTACCCCGGTGACCTTTTCGTTCTTGAACACCGGCCCGCCCGTAATGGACAAGATAAGCTGGTCTTTTGTACCAGTGCGCAGTATTAACTCAAACAATTCCACCTGCCCGGCAAGCACTCCGTTAAAGGCGTTCAAGGCTTTGGCTTTCTGGTCTGCGGGCACTAACTGCAGAAAATGGGTGCCCACAATGTCCAGCGCAGAGTCACGGAGCAAGGTAGAGGCGCGTTGGTTGGCTTCTACAATCAAGCCCTGCTTGTCTAGCGTGAAAATGGCGTCTGGGTGGTGCGTGAACAAAGAATGGAAGTAGGCCTTGGTTTCTTTCTCCTTGGTCTGCGCCTCCACCTGGGCGGTGATGTCACGGGCGTTGATCACAATGCCGCGCACATATTCATTGTCCAGCATGTTGGTCAGGCGGCTTTCCATCCATCGCCAGGAGCCGTCTTTGGCCTTGAACCGGAAGTTAGGCGACTCCAGGGTTTTATGGTGGAGAATGTCCCCTAACTTTTCGCGGGCTATTTCCAGGTCTTCTGGGTGCATGAGGGCATAGGGCGAGGTGCCCAACAGTTCTTCTGCCGTATAGCCCAAAGACAAGAACATGTTGCCGCCCACGTAGGTGTACAGGCCGTTCAGGTCCAGCACAGAGACAATGTCAAGGGAATTGCCAATTAAAGACAGATAGAAAAGGTCTGTGCGCGCTTTGTTCGTACTTGTCAGTTTTTCCATTGCTTTTCTGCTTGCGGCCCGGGTTCCTTTCTTCTGGCAACTTTCAGGTGGTTTTCTATTGTTGGGAATGCCAGTCTTACCTACTATAAAATGGGCACCCGGGGGTCAGGTGACTCTGCATAGAAACATAACCGGTTGCGGCCTACATTGTTATCTGCCTCTTTTTCTTCTTTTTTTGACGAAGGATAAAAGGAAGAAGCCGCCAAAGGATGCACGTTGCTGGAACAAGCCGAATGTTGTGGGGGACGTTTTCGGCCGAAAAAAAACCCTCAGTGTGGTCACTGAGGGTTTGGAAGCAGAGAGAGAGGGATTCGAACCCCCGGACCCGTAAAGGTCAACGGTTTTCAAGACCGCCGCATTCGACCACTCTGCCATCTCTCTAAATGTGCTACAAAAGTAAGGCAAGGAACTGAACCTGTCAAGAGGCAGGGCCGCATTTTTTCACTTTTCGTCAAATTTTTTCATGGGCTGCGCCCCGTTTAACGCTAACCCGCTCTAGCCCACCAGTTTATTTGCTCGCGCCTAGCTTAAAGTATTTCCGTTTTCAGCTCCGTTTCTGGAAATGAGCCCGAAAACAGGAAGCCTAGGCTTTGCCTTTCACCAAGCGTTTGGTGAGGGAGTCAATGCTGATGTTCACCTCAAAGCCCACAATCAAGCCCATGCACACAAAATCAAGCCAGACCATTAACCCTATGAGTGCGCCAATGGAGCCGTAGAATTTGTTATAGGAGTCAAACTTGCCAATGTAGAGCGAGAACAGCCAACTCACCAGAAAAATCAGCAAGGTAGCCACCACGCTGCCCGCGCTCACAAACGGCCATTTGTCATGCACCGCCGGCACGTAGTAATAGATCATGGACGTGGCCAGAAAGAACAGCAACACCACCGCCACATATTTCACAGACACAATGAGGCCGTAGGTGAAAGACTCGGTCACAATCTCATAGAACACCAGCGCATCCAGAATGTACGTCCCGAAGAAGATGGCGCCAATGGCCAGAAACAAAATCACGGCCAGGGCAAAGGTGAGTGCGGTGGCAATGAGGCGCTTTCGTACGTACGTGCGTTTTCTGAAGGTGGCGTATTTCTTGTCAAAGGCGTCCATGAGGCTCATGATGCCGTTGGTGGAGAGCACCAGCGCAAACAGAAAACCGAAGGACAGCAACCCGCCCCGCGGCTTGTTCACAATGTCTTCAATGGTGTCGGCGGCGGCAATGTAAATCTCGGGCGGCATCACGTCTGAGAGCAGCATGAGAATGTCCTGGTCCAGGTGGCCCACCGGCACGTACGGAATGAGCGTGAACAGAAAGATGATGGTGGGGAAAATGGCCAGCGTGAAGTTGAAGGCCATGTAAGATGCCCGCTTGGTGAGCGAGTCGCGCTGCAGTTCCTCTAGCATGACCTTGAGTACGTAGTACACAGACACCTTGCCCTCCACAAAGCGCAGGCGCTTGAGAAAGACAATGAACTTCCGGTACTGCCGGGACTGGGTCAGGCGCTCAGAAACTGTCATGCGTGGTAATAAGGGTCCAACTTGGTTAAAATGCCGACGGGTATGGGCGTGGGCCGTGCGGTCTGCATGTCCACAAACACCATGGTGGTCTCGCCCACGTTGAGCAATTCCTGCGCTTCATTATAGACTTCGTACTCAAATTTGATGCGCGCGCCGCTGGGTTTTTCCTTCAGGAGCAGTTTCACGGTGAGCAAATCATCATAACGGGCTGGCCTTATGTACTTGCAGCGCATCTCCAGCACGGGCATCATGACGCCGTCCTGCTCCATCTCTTTGTAATGGATGCCTAATTTCCGAAACGCTTCGGTGCGGGCCACTTCATAATACGCGCCGTAATTGCCGTAATAGAC
This region of Rufibacter sp. LB8 genomic DNA includes:
- a CDS encoding PAS domain-containing sensor histidine kinase, which translates into the protein MEKLTSTNKARTDLFYLSLIGNSLDIVSVLDLNGLYTYVGGNMFLSLGYTAEELLGTSPYALMHPEDLEIAREKLGDILHHKTLESPNFRFKAKDGSWRWMESRLTNMLDNEYVRGIVINARDITAQVEAQTKEKETKAYFHSLFTHHPDAIFTLDKQGLIVEANQRASTLLRDSALDIVGTHFLQLVPADQKAKALNAFNGVLAGQVELFELILRTGTKDQLILSITGGPVFKNEKVTGVQFISHDITEKERIKEQVELQSLLATVTVNGVLITNKERRVQWVNDSFCRLTGYTLEEAVGQKVSELLHGPATDARTVNAIRQKMERGEAITTEILNLKKNGEEIWFSMEIIPIRDKAGEVTGYVSTQTDITDKKRTESELLQLTKELYRHNRNLQQFTYIVSHNLRAPVANAVGLSNLLLEQDHSTGVFQKTLSHLNITVKQLDSILQDLNMILSVQDQHHTVEKEPVLLAEVCQQAISILQDALQECAGQVHLQVQEDLVIHTKRAYLYSILYNLLSNAIKYRSPNRPLEVTLKAFGGELQGAVIYFSDNGLGMDLDRVGSQVFKLYKRFHRNIEGKGMGLFLVKSHVEVLGGDIKVSSKVDKGTSFTIFLKPDHPQGE
- a CDS encoding YihY/virulence factor BrkB family protein — encoded protein: MTVSERLTQSRQYRKFIVFLKRLRFVEGKVSVYYVLKVMLEELQRDSLTKRASYMAFNFTLAIFPTIIFLFTLIPYVPVGHLDQDILMLLSDVMPPEIYIAAADTIEDIVNKPRGGLLSFGFLFALVLSTNGIMSLMDAFDKKYATFRKRTYVRKRLIATALTFALAVILFLAIGAIFFGTYILDALVFYEIVTESFTYGLIVSVKYVAVVLLFFLATSMIYYYVPAVHDKWPFVSAGSVVATLLIFLVSWLFSLYIGKFDSYNKFYGSIGALIGLMVWLDFVCMGLIVGFEVNISIDSLTKRLVKGKA
- a CDS encoding thioesterase family protein — its product is MFTSEVQIRVRYAETDQMGYVYYGNYGAYYEVARTEAFRKLGIHYKEMEQDGVMMPVLEMRCKYIRPARYDDLLTVKLLLKEKPSGARIKFEYEVYNEAQELLNVGETTMVFVDMQTARPTPIPVGILTKLDPYYHA
- a CDS encoding TonB-dependent receptor domain-containing protein, with the protein product MKTLSYLILFLLVAAPNLVRAQGAGKITGAVQDPDKKPIEAATVSLLKAQDSSLVKISLTDAAGAFELENLKPNTYLVLVNYLGYKLFYSAPLVIEVSNNLALPTVILSQDGAQVLQEVTIASQKLFVEQKIDRTVVNVGALLSNAGTSALEVLEKSPGVLVGENGAISLKGKSGVVVFIDDKPTYLAGADLESYLRSLPSETLETIEIMTNPPAKYEAAGNAGVINIKTKKNNTKSFNGNVNLSYGRGRYGKASNSLNLNYRNNKINLFSTFSQTANRGFSDLNIERRYKNNDQTLNASFSQNSDIVRTSESWAVKLGLDYYLTQSTTLGVVFNGLTRPTDVQTDNISELRKANGQLDSTIVADNRNSNSFKNGSVNLNLRHSFGKTGRTLGADADYVAYRTDAEQLYKNFVYYPDGDLRSQDQIAGALPSDINIYTAKVDYSHPLKNGLNVEAGGKTSYIKTNNVARYLTTENGVTAPDYDLSNHFKYRENINALYANMNKEFGRWSVQAGARLENTVIKGHQLGNIQKKDSSFSRSYTNVFPTVYVQHKLDSAGMKSITLSYGKRIDRPFFQDLNPFLSPLDKVTYYAGNPFLQPTFSHNLEMSYTHNLITASVRYSKSYDLINETIEIKDDAEVGKRYYSRPGNIGESESKVISLNATVNPQKWLRSTLYTEFSHNQFKSQLYDKQLDAGGNFLYASLNNQLTFKKGWSAEVNGLYRSKLFYAQFELGSYWQVGAGVQKRLFQDKGTLRVNVSDIFYSRVNKGVINNLTNTDAWWTNLGDTRVVTVSYSYRFGKTTSQRRQDTSGSESERNRVRE